A section of the Citrobacter farmeri genome encodes:
- a CDS encoding sugar ABC transporter ATP-binding protein, which translates to MSETFLQMNHITKRFPGVLALSNVNFTLRKGEVHALLGENGAGKSTLMKILSGVYQPDEGDIIFEDRPVSFSDPLSAQHAGITIIHQEFNLFPELTVEENIFIGREFCKNNRWRLDEKQQRQAATEILHRLNLNISPETLVADLTVAQQQMVEIAKAISVNAKILIMDEPTAALTETEIESLFQVTRLLKAQGTGIVYISHRLEELALIADRATVMRDGQYIDTVDYETVKISDLIAMMVGRELGNIYPRREARAHQEPVLEVSGLTRKGVLNNIDFTLNRGEILGFAGLMGAGRTKLARALFGADPIDSGTIKLNGKAIVIKGISDAIAQGISYLTEDRKKEGLALNLSVERNIMLGNYPEYADRFGNVDAKRCQQTSEEQVRALRIKTPHLEQAALNLSGGNQQKIIIARWVCKDTDILIFDEPTRGIDVGAKLEIYELMNRLVAKGKSIIMISSELPEVLGMCDRILVMRSGRITGELTADNATQEKIMQYATLED; encoded by the coding sequence ATGTCCGAAACCTTTTTACAGATGAATCATATTACCAAGCGCTTTCCCGGCGTATTAGCGTTGAGTAATGTGAACTTTACTCTTCGCAAAGGCGAAGTGCATGCGCTATTAGGTGAAAATGGTGCAGGCAAATCCACGCTGATGAAAATTTTATCCGGTGTTTATCAACCGGATGAGGGAGATATTATATTTGAGGATCGTCCGGTGTCATTCAGCGATCCGCTCAGCGCGCAGCATGCCGGGATCACCATTATTCATCAGGAATTTAATCTCTTCCCGGAATTAACCGTGGAAGAAAATATCTTTATCGGCAGAGAGTTTTGTAAAAATAACCGTTGGCGACTGGATGAAAAACAACAGCGCCAGGCGGCGACCGAAATTTTACACAGATTAAACCTGAATATTTCGCCTGAAACGCTGGTGGCAGATCTGACGGTGGCACAGCAGCAGATGGTGGAAATCGCGAAAGCAATATCCGTTAATGCCAAAATCCTGATTATGGATGAACCCACGGCGGCGCTGACGGAAACGGAAATAGAAAGTTTATTTCAGGTGACCCGGTTACTTAAAGCGCAGGGGACCGGGATTGTCTATATCTCGCATCGTCTGGAAGAACTGGCCTTGATTGCCGATCGCGCGACGGTCATGCGCGATGGCCAGTACATTGATACCGTTGATTATGAAACCGTGAAGATCAGCGACCTGATTGCGATGATGGTGGGGCGTGAGCTGGGAAATATCTACCCTCGCCGCGAAGCGCGGGCGCATCAGGAACCGGTGCTGGAAGTCAGCGGCCTCACGCGTAAAGGCGTCCTCAATAACATCGATTTTACGCTGAATCGGGGAGAGATACTGGGCTTTGCTGGCTTGATGGGGGCCGGACGAACGAAGCTGGCGAGGGCGCTTTTTGGCGCCGATCCCATCGACAGCGGGACCATTAAGTTGAACGGCAAAGCCATTGTGATAAAGGGTATCTCTGACGCCATCGCGCAAGGTATTAGCTATTTAACCGAAGACCGCAAAAAAGAGGGGCTGGCGCTTAATCTGTCCGTTGAGCGCAATATTATGTTAGGGAATTACCCTGAATACGCTGACCGTTTTGGCAACGTTGATGCGAAACGCTGCCAGCAAACGAGTGAAGAACAGGTCAGGGCGCTCAGAATCAAAACGCCGCACCTTGAACAGGCGGCTCTGAATCTGAGTGGGGGAAATCAGCAAAAAATTATTATTGCCCGCTGGGTATGCAAAGATACCGATATTCTTATTTTTGATGAACCCACCCGGGGAATTGACGTTGGCGCAAAGCTGGAAATTTATGAATTAATGAATCGTCTTGTGGCGAAAGGGAAGTCGATCATTATGATTTCCTCGGAATTACCGGAGGTTCTGGGCATGTGCGATCGTATCTTAGTTATGCGCAGTGGTCGTATTACCGGAGAATTAACTGCTGATAACGCCACACAAGAAAAAATCATGCAATATGCGACGTTAGAGGATTAA
- a CDS encoding ABC transporter permease — translation MTISVTSSDSNNKKIKINKELLMRLAPLFSLIILVVFFSFSSPFFFNTENIMTIALQTSVIGIMAIGVTFVIITAGIDLSLGSVVAFSGVAVGICATLGLPLPVCILAGVLAGGLCGYINGLLVTKMTIPPFIATLGLMMSVRGINMVMTDGRAIYFADYPTFKLLAQGRLFDVLPYPVFYLVIVALAAGYILKKTVIGRYVYAVGSNEVAAHLSGIKVQRVKIFVYAFCGLLTGIAGVILASRLNSGQPTVGVGYELEAIAAVVIGGTSLMGGIGTIGGTIIGAFIMSVLKNGLNLMGVSQFWQMVAMGIVVVAAVYLDTLRKKIR, via the coding sequence ATGACCATCTCTGTAACCTCTTCAGACAGCAATAATAAGAAAATAAAAATTAATAAAGAACTTTTAATGCGCCTTGCGCCGCTTTTTAGTTTGATTATTTTGGTTGTCTTCTTCAGCTTCAGTTCGCCGTTTTTCTTTAATACCGAAAATATTATGACGATTGCGCTACAAACGTCGGTTATCGGCATTATGGCTATTGGCGTAACGTTTGTGATTATTACTGCGGGGATCGATCTTTCCTTAGGGTCGGTGGTGGCGTTTTCCGGCGTTGCGGTGGGCATTTGTGCGACGCTCGGACTGCCACTGCCGGTTTGCATTCTGGCGGGCGTGCTGGCCGGGGGATTGTGCGGCTACATAAACGGTCTGCTGGTGACCAAAATGACGATTCCGCCGTTCATCGCCACCCTGGGGCTGATGATGTCCGTCAGAGGAATCAACATGGTCATGACGGACGGTCGCGCCATTTATTTTGCTGATTACCCCACCTTTAAATTGCTGGCGCAGGGACGTTTATTCGATGTACTGCCGTATCCGGTGTTCTATCTGGTGATTGTCGCCCTGGCTGCCGGTTATATCCTCAAAAAAACAGTGATTGGTCGCTACGTCTATGCCGTGGGCAGTAATGAAGTGGCGGCGCACCTTTCCGGGATCAAAGTCCAGCGCGTTAAGATCTTTGTTTATGCCTTCTGTGGACTGTTAACGGGCATTGCCGGGGTCATTCTGGCCTCGCGCCTGAACTCTGGTCAGCCAACGGTTGGCGTCGGTTATGAACTTGAAGCCATCGCCGCCGTGGTAATCGGCGGCACCAGTCTGATGGGCGGGATCGGCACTATCGGCGGCACCATCATCGGTGCATTCATTATGAGCGTATTGAAAAACGGCCTGAACCTGATGGGCGTCTCCCAGTTCTGGCAAATGGTGGCGATGGGCATTGTGGTCGTCGCCGCTGTCTATCTCGATACGTTACGCAAAAAGATTCGTTGA
- a CDS encoding ABC transporter substrate-binding protein, which produces MKTRHFIYALSLLACVTSSALAKDLNLPVISKGFQHEFWQTVKMGTEAAAKELGDKTSYVGPADETQIAEQIQLVENAMAQKPNGLLLAALDANALAPLVETANSRGIKVVTFDSGVNSDIPVSFVATNNRKAGAEAADALAAQVNNKGKVGIIAHVAGTSSAIERSEGFIARMKEKYPDIKVLPVQYSDGDPQKAMDKTIDMIQANPDLAGIYGTNEGSTLGVANAIDSQNLKGKVKVIGFDSTEAIIHFLNTGVIQGFVVQDAFQIGYQGIKTLNAALSGQTVAKEIDIPVKFVSAQNINTPEIDKLLHPFGKK; this is translated from the coding sequence ATGAAAACCAGGCATTTTATCTATGCGTTATCCCTGCTGGCGTGCGTCACTTCCAGCGCGTTGGCGAAAGATTTGAACCTTCCCGTCATCAGTAAAGGTTTCCAGCATGAATTCTGGCAAACCGTAAAAATGGGAACGGAAGCGGCAGCGAAAGAGTTGGGCGATAAAACCAGCTATGTGGGGCCTGCGGATGAAACCCAGATCGCAGAACAAATTCAGCTGGTTGAAAACGCCATGGCGCAAAAACCGAATGGCCTGCTGCTGGCCGCGCTGGATGCGAATGCGCTTGCTCCGCTGGTGGAAACGGCGAATTCGCGAGGTATTAAGGTTGTCACCTTTGACTCTGGCGTGAACTCCGATATTCCAGTCAGCTTTGTTGCGACCAATAACCGTAAAGCTGGCGCTGAAGCGGCGGATGCGCTGGCGGCGCAAGTGAATAATAAAGGTAAAGTCGGCATTATTGCTCACGTCGCCGGAACGTCATCGGCGATTGAGCGCTCGGAAGGGTTTATTGCCCGTATGAAGGAAAAGTATCCGGACATCAAGGTGCTGCCTGTGCAGTACAGTGATGGCGATCCGCAAAAAGCGATGGATAAGACCATTGATATGATTCAGGCCAATCCCGATCTGGCCGGGATTTATGGCACTAATGAGGGCTCAACGCTGGGGGTCGCTAACGCTATTGACAGTCAGAATCTGAAAGGGAAGGTGAAAGTTATAGGTTTTGACAGCACTGAAGCCATTATTCACTTCCTTAACACTGGCGTGATCCAGGGCTTTGTCGTCCAGGACGCTTTTCAGATTGGTTACCAGGGGATTAAAACCTTGAATGCGGCGCTGTCCGGACAAACGGTCGCGAAAGAGATCGATATTCCGGTGAAATTTGTGAGCGCCCAGAACATTAATACGCCGGAAATTGACAAGCTGTTACATCCATTCGGCAAGAAATAG
- a CDS encoding LacI family DNA-binding transcriptional regulator, with protein sequence MAKTVEQIASDLNLSVTTVRLVLNGKAEQYRISLKTQTRINEYVERYGYVINHSARSLKLNKTDTLGLIVPNISNVFFATLAEKLEQRCRRSGYQLMISCTYDDVDYENKITKALIARNVDGLFIVPATLENQQHHLRQVRKPMVLLDRDFKYTDNALVESHNISGGEQLTQSLLDTETLPLWFLVGDTGLPSISDRMTGYLNALSKKGIHHRDWVREGPVNTPEGGYQIMQALIDEAGCPQAFIASSLPVLEGAVRAIRDRFGVIPPEINIGTFDEHPMLGFLSNNVWSMQQDENAWAEKAFAMMLSAIEDRPVHETVKVEMKLIKRLRQK encoded by the coding sequence ATGGCTAAAACAGTAGAACAGATAGCCAGCGACCTGAATTTATCGGTGACAACCGTGAGACTGGTGCTAAACGGAAAAGCTGAACAGTATCGAATCAGCCTCAAAACGCAAACGCGTATTAATGAATATGTCGAGCGATATGGTTATGTGATTAACCATTCCGCCCGCAGTCTGAAGCTGAATAAAACGGATACGCTTGGCCTGATTGTACCTAATATTTCTAACGTCTTTTTTGCCACGTTAGCTGAGAAACTCGAGCAGCGCTGCCGCCGCTCGGGTTACCAGTTGATGATTAGCTGTACCTATGATGATGTCGATTACGAAAACAAGATCACCAAGGCCTTAATTGCCCGTAATGTGGACGGCCTTTTTATTGTCCCGGCGACGTTAGAAAACCAGCAGCATCATTTACGCCAGGTGAGAAAACCGATGGTATTGCTGGACCGTGATTTTAAGTATACGGATAACGCGCTGGTGGAAAGTCACAATATTTCAGGTGGCGAACAATTAACCCAAAGTTTGCTGGATACCGAAACGTTACCGCTCTGGTTTCTGGTGGGTGATACCGGTTTACCCAGTATCAGCGACCGTATGACGGGCTATCTGAATGCGCTCAGTAAAAAAGGGATTCATCACCGTGACTGGGTGCGTGAAGGACCGGTGAACACCCCGGAAGGGGGATATCAGATTATGCAGGCTTTAATCGACGAAGCAGGGTGTCCGCAGGCGTTCATCGCCTCGTCATTACCGGTGCTGGAAGGCGCGGTAAGAGCCATTCGCGACCGTTTTGGCGTCATTCCGCCCGAGATCAATATCGGCACGTTCGATGAGCATCCGATGCTGGGATTTCTGTCCAATAACGTGTGGTCGATGCAGCAGGACGAGAATGCCTGGGCGGAAAAAGCGTTCGCCATGATGCTCAGCGCCATTGAAGATCGCCCCGTCCATGAGACGGTAAAAGTGGAAATGAAATTAATTAAGCGCTTAAGACAAAAATAA
- the fucA gene encoding L-fuculose-phosphate aldolase: MERTRLSREIIETCLEMTRLGLNQGTAGNVSARYQDGMLITPSGIPYERMTEQMIVYVDNDGRYEEGKLPSSEWRFHLAAYQTRPEANAVVHNHAIHCTAVSILNRPIPAIHYMIAAAGGNSIPCAPYATFGTRELSEHVVVALKNRKATLLQHHGLIACEANLQKALWLAHEVEVLAQLYMKTLAVVDPVPVLSDEEIAVVLEKFKTYGLRIEE, translated from the coding sequence ATGGAAAGAACTCGTTTATCTCGAGAAATTATCGAAACCTGTCTTGAAATGACGCGCCTGGGTTTAAACCAGGGGACTGCGGGAAATGTGAGCGCGCGTTATCAGGACGGTATGTTGATTACCCCGAGCGGCATTCCTTATGAGCGAATGACCGAACAGATGATTGTTTACGTGGATAACGACGGCAGATATGAAGAAGGTAAATTACCGTCCAGCGAATGGCGCTTTCATCTTGCGGCGTATCAGACTCGCCCGGAGGCGAATGCGGTTGTGCATAACCACGCCATTCACTGTACTGCGGTGTCTATTCTCAACCGGCCGATTCCGGCAATCCATTATATGATTGCGGCGGCAGGGGGAAATTCAATTCCTTGCGCGCCTTACGCTACTTTTGGAACCCGAGAGCTCTCTGAACATGTTGTCGTGGCATTGAAAAATCGCAAAGCCACGCTGTTGCAGCATCACGGTTTAATTGCCTGTGAGGCGAATCTGCAAAAGGCGCTGTGGCTGGCACACGAAGTAGAAGTGCTGGCGCAACTCTATATGAAGACGCTGGCGGTTGTGGATCCGGTGCCGGTGTTATCCGATGAAGAGATCGCCGTTGTGCTGGAGAAGTTTAAAACCTACGGCTTACGTATCGAAGAATAA
- the xni gene encoding flap endonuclease Xni, whose protein sequence is MAVHLLIVDALNLIRRIHAVQGSPCADTCLHALDQLIVHSQPTHAVAVFDDEARSNGWRHQRLPDYKAGRPPMPDELHNEMPALRAAFEQRGVACWVSSGNEADDLAATLAVKVAQAGHQATIVSTDKGYCQLLSPTLRIRDYFQKRWLDAPFIEKEFGVQPQQLPDYWGLAGISSSKVPGVAGIGPKSATQLLVQFQTLEGLYAHLNDVPEKWRKKLETHQEMAFLCRDIARLQTDLQLDGNLQQLRLAR, encoded by the coding sequence GTGGCTGTCCATCTGCTCATCGTCGACGCACTCAATTTAATCCGTCGGATCCACGCCGTTCAGGGATCGCCCTGCGCGGATACCTGTCTGCATGCGCTTGATCAGTTGATTGTCCACAGTCAGCCCACCCACGCCGTGGCGGTATTTGATGATGAAGCACGGAGCAACGGCTGGCGTCATCAGCGCCTACCGGACTACAAAGCCGGCCGTCCACCGATGCCTGACGAACTGCACAATGAGATGCCCGCCCTGCGTGCCGCTTTCGAGCAACGAGGTGTCGCGTGTTGGGTGTCGAGCGGCAATGAAGCCGATGACCTGGCGGCAACGCTGGCGGTTAAAGTCGCACAGGCAGGCCATCAGGCCACCATCGTGTCGACTGACAAAGGCTATTGTCAGCTACTCTCCCCAACCTTACGTATTCGTGATTACTTTCAGAAACGCTGGCTGGATGCGCCGTTCATTGAAAAAGAGTTTGGCGTTCAACCGCAGCAATTGCCGGATTACTGGGGACTGGCGGGGATCAGCAGTTCAAAAGTGCCAGGCGTCGCTGGCATCGGCCCGAAAAGCGCGACGCAACTGTTAGTGCAGTTTCAGACGCTGGAAGGTCTCTACGCGCATCTGAATGATGTGCCGGAAAAATGGCGCAAGAAGCTGGAAACTCACCAGGAGATGGCATTCTTATGCCGTGATATTGCGCGTTTGCAAACCGATTTGCAGCTTGACGGTAACCTGCAACAGTTGCGCCTGGCGCGATAA
- the sdaB gene encoding L-serine ammonia-lyase II gives MISVFDIFKIGIGPSSSHTVGPMKAGKQFTDDLIARNILTDVTRVVVDVYGSLSLTGKGHHTDIAIIMGLAGNLPDTVDIDAIPGFIQDVNTHGRLLLANGQHEVEFPVDKCMNFHADNLSLHENGMRITALAGDNVLYSQTYYSIGGGFIVDEEHFGLPNSAPVNVPYPYKSAADLQKHCQETGLSLSGLMMQNELALHSKEELEQHFANVWDVMRGGIERGITTEGVLPGKLRVPRRAAALRRMLVSSDKTTTDPMAVVDWINMFALAVNEENAAGGRVVTAPTNGACGIVPAVLAYYDKFIREVNANSLARYMLVASAIGSLYKMNASISGAEVGCQGEVGVACSMAAAGLAELLGGSPTQVCIAAEIGMEHNLGLTCDPVAGQVQVPCIERNAIASVKAVNAARMALRRTSEPRVCLDKVIETMYETGKDMNAKYRETSRGGLAMKIVTCD, from the coding sequence ATGATTAGCGTATTCGATATTTTCAAAATCGGCATTGGCCCTTCCAGTTCACATACCGTTGGACCAATGAAAGCCGGCAAACAATTCACGGATGATCTGATTGCCCGCAATATTCTGACGGATGTAACCCGCGTCGTGGTGGATGTGTATGGCTCCCTGTCGCTGACGGGTAAAGGCCACCACACCGATATCGCGATTATCATGGGTCTGGCAGGAAATCTGCCGGACACCGTCGACATCGACGCCATCCCTGGCTTTATCCAGGATGTGAACACCCATGGACGCCTGCTGCTGGCGAATGGTCAGCATGAGGTTGAATTCCCGGTTGATAAATGCATGAACTTCCATGCTGATAACCTGTCTCTGCACGAGAATGGGATGCGCATAACCGCGCTGGCAGGCGATAACGTCCTCTACAGCCAGACTTATTACTCCATTGGCGGTGGTTTCATCGTTGATGAAGAACATTTCGGTTTACCAAACAGTGCGCCGGTCAACGTACCGTATCCGTACAAATCGGCGGCCGATCTGCAAAAACACTGTCAGGAAACCGGGCTTTCCCTTTCCGGCCTGATGATGCAAAACGAACTGGCGTTGCACAGCAAAGAAGAGCTGGAACAGCACTTTGCTAACGTCTGGGACGTGATGCGCGGCGGCATTGAGCGCGGTATCACCACCGAGGGCGTACTGCCAGGAAAACTGCGCGTACCCCGTCGTGCGGCGGCGCTGCGTCGGATGCTGGTAAGCAGCGACAAAACGACCACCGATCCGATGGCGGTCGTTGACTGGATCAACATGTTCGCTCTGGCGGTGAACGAAGAGAACGCCGCTGGCGGGCGCGTCGTCACCGCCCCCACGAACGGTGCCTGCGGTATCGTGCCGGCTGTCCTCGCCTACTACGACAAATTCATCCGCGAAGTGAACGCTAACTCGCTGGCACGCTACATGCTGGTCGCCAGTGCGATTGGCTCACTGTACAAAATGAATGCCTCAATTTCCGGCGCGGAAGTGGGCTGTCAGGGCGAAGTCGGCGTGGCCTGTTCAATGGCGGCGGCCGGTCTGGCAGAACTGCTGGGCGGCAGTCCAACGCAGGTATGTATTGCAGCAGAAATCGGCATGGAACATAACCTCGGTCTGACCTGCGACCCGGTTGCGGGACAAGTTCAAGTACCATGCATCGAGCGTAACGCGATTGCGTCCGTAAAAGCGGTCAACGCGGCGCGTATGGCGCTGCGTCGCACCAGCGAACCGCGCGTCTGCCTCGATAAAGTCATCGAAACCATGTACGAAACGGGCAAAGACATGAACGCCAAGTACCGCGAAACCTCTCGCGGTGGCCTGGCCATGAAGATTGTCACCTGCGATTAA
- the sdaC gene encoding HAAAP family serine/threonine permease SdaC, with protein sequence METIQTSTIASTETRSAWRKTDTMWMLGLYGTAIGAGVLFLPINAGVGGMIPLIIMAIIAFPMTFFAHRGLTRFVLSGKNPGEDITEVVEEHFGIGAGKLITLLYFFAIYPILLVYSVAITNTVESFLTHQLAITPPPRAILSLILIVGMMTIVRFGEQMIVKAMSILVFPFVAALMLLALYLIPQWSGAALETLSFDSAASTGNGLWMTLWLAIPVMVFSFNHSPIISSFAVAKREEYGDAAEKKCSKILAFAHIMMVLTVMFFVFSCVLSLTPADLAAAKDQNISILSYLANHFNAPIIAWMAPIIAMIAITKSFLGHYLGAREGFNGMVIKSLRGKGKSIEINKLNRITALFMLVTTWIVATLNPSILGMIETLGGPIIAMILFLMPMYAIQKVPAMRKYSGHISNVFVVVMGLIAISAIFYSLFS encoded by the coding sequence ATGGAAACCATTCAAACCAGCACTATTGCTTCGACTGAAACACGAAGCGCATGGCGCAAGACCGACACCATGTGGATGCTGGGCCTTTATGGCACGGCTATCGGTGCGGGCGTATTGTTCCTGCCAATTAACGCAGGTGTCGGTGGGATGATCCCGCTGATTATCATGGCAATTATCGCCTTCCCGATGACCTTCTTCGCTCACCGTGGTCTGACTCGCTTCGTGCTGTCCGGCAAAAACCCGGGCGAAGACATCACAGAAGTGGTTGAAGAGCACTTTGGTATCGGCGCAGGTAAACTGATTACTCTGCTGTACTTCTTCGCGATTTACCCGATTCTGTTGGTTTACAGCGTTGCGATTACCAACACGGTTGAGAGCTTCCTGACTCATCAGTTAGCTATCACGCCACCACCGCGTGCGATCCTGTCGCTGATCCTGATTGTCGGGATGATGACTATCGTCCGCTTCGGTGAGCAGATGATCGTGAAAGCGATGAGTATCCTGGTGTTTCCGTTTGTTGCCGCGCTGATGCTGCTGGCCCTGTACCTGATCCCACAGTGGAGCGGTGCTGCGCTGGAAACGCTGTCCTTTGATTCTGCGGCCTCTACCGGCAACGGTTTGTGGATGACCCTGTGGCTGGCGATTCCGGTTATGGTGTTCTCTTTCAACCACTCTCCGATTATCTCCTCCTTCGCGGTGGCGAAGCGTGAAGAGTACGGTGACGCGGCAGAGAAAAAATGCTCGAAGATTCTGGCATTCGCTCACATCATGATGGTGCTGACAGTCATGTTCTTCGTCTTCAGTTGTGTACTGAGCCTGACTCCGGCAGACCTGGCAGCAGCGAAAGATCAGAACATCTCGATTCTGTCTTACCTGGCAAACCACTTTAACGCGCCGATCATCGCCTGGATGGCACCGATCATCGCGATGATTGCCATCACCAAATCCTTCCTCGGCCACTACCTGGGCGCACGTGAAGGTTTCAACGGGATGGTTATCAAATCGCTGCGTGGTAAAGGCAAATCTATCGAAATCAACAAACTGAACCGCATCACCGCGCTGTTCATGCTGGTAACGACCTGGATTGTCGCTACTTTGAACCCGAGTATCCTCGGTATGATTGAAACCCTGGGCGGCCCAATCATCGCGATGATCCTGTTCCTGATGCCGATGTATGCGATCCAGAAAGTACCGGCAATGCGTAAATACAGCGGTCACATCAGCAACGTGTTTGTTGTCGTGATGGGTCTGATTGCTATCTCCGCGATTTTCTACTCCCTGTTCAGCTAA
- the ppnN gene encoding nucleotide 5'-monophosphate nucleosidase PpnN, with amino-acid sequence MITHISPLGSMDMLSQLEVDMLKRTASSDLYQLFRNCSLAVLNSGSLTDNSKELLSRFESFDINVLRRERGVKLELINPPEDAFVDGRIIRALQANLFAVLRDILFVNGQIHNAGRFQHLDLESSVHITNLVFSILRNARALHVGEAPNMVVCWGGHSINENEYLYARRVGTQLGLRELNICTGCGPGAMEAPMKGAAVGHAQQRYKDSRFIGMTEPSIIAAEPPNPLVNELIIMPDIEKRLEAFVRIAHGIIIFPGGVGTAEELLYLLGILMNPANKDQVLPLILTGPKESADYFRVLDEFIVHTLGEAARVHYRIIIDDAAEVARLMKKAMPLVKENRRDTGDAYSFNWSIRITPDLQMPFEPSHENMANLKLYPDQPVEVLAADLRRAFSGIVAGNVKEVGIRAIEEFGPYKIHGDSEMMRRMDDLLQGFVAQHRMKLPGTAYIPCYEICA; translated from the coding sequence TTGATTACACATATTAGCCCACTTGGCTCAATGGACATGTTGTCGCAGCTGGAAGTCGATATGCTTAAACGCACGGCCAGCAGCGACCTGTATCAACTGTTTCGTAACTGTTCGCTTGCCGTTTTAAACTCCGGCAGTCTGACTGACAACAGCAAAGAACTGCTGTCCCGCTTTGAAAGTTTCGACATTAACGTGCTGCGTCGCGAACGCGGTGTGAAGCTGGAACTGATCAACCCGCCAGAAGATGCATTCGTCGATGGTCGTATCATCCGCGCGCTACAGGCAAACCTGTTTGCAGTACTGCGCGACATTCTGTTTGTTAATGGTCAGATTCATAATGCGGGGCGTTTCCAGCATCTGGATCTCGAAAGCTCCGTGCACATTACTAACCTGGTGTTCTCTATTTTGCGTAACGCCAGAGCATTGCACGTGGGCGAAGCGCCAAACATGGTTGTCTGCTGGGGCGGCCACTCCATTAATGAAAATGAATACCTGTATGCCCGACGCGTCGGGACGCAGTTAGGATTGCGCGAGCTGAATATCTGCACCGGTTGCGGACCAGGTGCTATGGAAGCGCCAATGAAAGGCGCTGCGGTGGGTCATGCTCAGCAGCGTTATAAAGACAGCCGTTTTATTGGGATGACCGAGCCGTCGATTATCGCCGCTGAACCACCGAACCCGCTGGTTAACGAACTGATCATCATGCCGGATATCGAAAAACGTCTGGAAGCTTTCGTGCGTATCGCCCACGGCATTATCATCTTCCCGGGCGGCGTGGGAACGGCAGAAGAGTTGCTGTATCTGCTGGGGATCCTGATGAACCCGGCGAACAAAGATCAGGTTCTGCCGCTCATCCTGACCGGCCCGAAAGAGAGTGCCGACTACTTCCGCGTGCTGGATGAGTTTATCGTGCATACGCTGGGCGAAGCCGCGCGCGTGCATTACCGCATTATCATTGATGACGCGGCAGAAGTGGCGCGTCTGATGAAAAAAGCGATGCCGCTGGTGAAAGAGAACCGTCGTGATACTGGCGATGCCTACAGCTTCAACTGGTCGATTCGTATCACGCCGGATCTGCAAATGCCGTTCGAACCGTCCCACGAGAACATGGCCAACCTGAAGCTGTACCCTGACCAACCGGTTGAAGTGCTGGCGGCAGACCTGCGTCGTGCCTTCTCGGGGATTGTGGCGGGTAACGTCAAGGAAGTGGGCATCCGCGCCATCGAAGAGTTTGGGCCATACAAAATCCACGGCGACAGTGAAATGATGCGTCGCATGGACGATCTCTTGCAAGGTTTTGTCGCGCAGCACCGTATGAAGCTGCCAGGCACCGCCTATATCCCCTGCTACGAAATCTGCGCCTGA